One genomic segment of Tubulanus polymorphus chromosome 4, tnTubPoly1.2, whole genome shotgun sequence includes these proteins:
- the LOC141903543 gene encoding Golgi-specific brefeldin A-resistance guanine nucleotide exchange factor 1-like isoform X2: MAPPKNGVYIIQGEINLVVTAMRRTSRWSAHSHQDDEQDPLLNAFSQLKDILNNLSELDEIEPNVFLSPFLDVIRSEDTTGPITGLALTSVNKFLSYGLVEPTYDSSTAAIENIADAVTHARFVGTDPGSDEVVLMKILHVLRTLLLTPAGAKLTNESVCEIMQSCFRICFEMRLSELLRKSAEHTLMDMVQLLFSRLPQFKEDNKWVHNLTKKLKMRAGGMDAARREKKKRSPKPHHKRAHQKQLKDDSTGRPAADGSSTGEIVEDIEDSVSEPVIATTPVAPSATKNMVDIQESFQERYEEEHETESEASCPVSSDVTIVCTDEMTGGDEPDDRNIDTGQQPGQLVNDEQDTEQTADEKCDVISLSIADDSNSTLKPSNSETELNSEVSCPSEIGDDQESIHSDAASSIQDSDFVNPRGVRFTPQQFQKEGAPLIPYGLPCVRELFRFLISLINPIDRHNNDIMIHMGLHLLTVGLESGADYIGQFNSLLSLVKDELCRNLYSLLHSERLSLFNGALRVCFLLFESQRSHLKFQQEHYLTKLMDIIVSESPRISFEQREIALESVVQLWRIPGLVTELYLNYDCDIFCSNLFEDLTKLLSKNAFPVSGLYTTHLLSLDALLTVIDSIEQHCHSRILNATKLNDSESDKTSTVKFALENGEEQKEESYTDYDTTPPPPPVSGYAVGQKTATSLGKELDDCNDSSKTSKKGPTIRPNRMKVSLKIPTEEEIAAIKRKKKLLQTGSEQFNVKPAKGIAFLQDNGLLSTPLIPGEIVTFLKENPKLDKKMIGEYISSKKNKEVLEAFVKSFMFEDLRVDEALRLYLESFRLPGEAPVISYLMEHFAEHWHRSNGEPFANVDAAFTLAYAVIMLNVDQHNHNVKKQNIPMTVHQFKRNVKGVNGGVDFDGEMLDEIYAAIRTDEIVMPAEQTGLVKENYLWKVLLRRGTSKEGIFIHAPNGSFDHDLFTLIWGPTVAALSFVFDKSMDETIIQKAISGFRKCAMISAHYGLSDVFDNLVISLCKFTTLLSNAESPENIPVTFGNNQKAQLAAKTVFGLAHRHGDILREGWKNILDCLLQLYRAKLLPKILVEVEDFIDPTGRVSLIREEVPASRAESGVFSSFYSYFALSEPANQRGPSPEDQEAIKQAHNCIRECHLEQLIIDTKFLRIDSLQELVKALLFAAQGHIAHHDSLGGTTFDEDASVFYLELLIRVVLQNRDRVSPIWQSIRDHFYNVLVNASEPTFLIERTVVGLLRIAIRLLRREEIASQVLTSLRMLLMIKGGVVYSVCRQLSYGLHELLRTNAANIHSSDDWYTLFTLLEVAGAGASPPPLLQQEMSDSIVQETLSDAGAQSDSELQTHGDCESDRGYTSDSELYEPSNRHRTNTQLNVRPAPDGGSWLLVNKQDSEQSMTSSSTSSANQSQTSSTQNTKKSHQSNNQYNIALNEEIKHHDMKSLMKSCETLAFLVRDAAHVTPHNFESCVHCIRTFVEAGLNGGLSTASRTVSNKSKDKKHRKNMKRSRSSPSHLQQQQQQTSDDETDPETVTGGYHSLSIQLLDLMHTLHTRAAAIFSSWADESNNGSIDAGTSTLWAQCWCPLLQGIARLCCDTRRQVRSQALTYLQRALLVHDLQTLSAIEWESCFNKVMFPLLAKLLNNFNLQDPTGVEETRMRASTLLCKVFLQHLSPLLSLSTFTALWLTILEFMDKYMHADNSDLLYEAIPESLKNMLLVMDTAGIFELRDPDESKLWKLTWDRIDTFLPNLKEEVFKPHQKAIPVKTSTQDTSSSPIQQEPQPSTPLPSTPSCESTVVTIESEDEKNITALTHSTPSDAPKCVLHAPLPQKDETASNIPILLNNPDVINTSANVPIISPQGTPERAKEITRPHIPVIHDM; the protein is encoded by the exons ATGGCGCCTCCAAAAAATGGTGTGTACATTATCCAGGGTGAAATAAATCTGGTCGTCACGGCGATGAGAAGAACGTCCAGATGGTCAGCGCATAGTCATCag GATGATGAACAGGATCCATTATTAAACGCTTTCTCTCAACTGAAGGATATACTCAATAATTTATCAG AATTAGATGAAATCGAACCGAATGTATTTCTCAGTCCATTTTTGGATGTAATTCGTTCTGAAGATACAACTGGACCGATAACTGGTCTGGCTTTGACTTCAGTGAATAAATTCCTCTCATACGGTTTAGTAG AACCGACGTATGATTCATCAACGGCAGCTATTGAAAACATCGCTGACGCCGTCACCCACGCTCGGTTCGTCGGCACTGATCCCGGTTCAGACGAGGTCGTGCTTATGAAGATCTTACAC GTTTTACGAACGTTACTGTTGACACCGGCCGGCGCGAAACTAACGAATGAATCGGTTTGTGAAATAATGCAGTCATGTTTTCGAATTTGTTTTGAGATGAGACTCAGCG agttATTGCGTAAGTCAGCTGAACACACATTGATGGATATGGTGCAGTTATTATTTTCTAGACTGCCCCAATTTAAAGAGGATAACAAATGGGTGCATAATCTGACGAAAAAG TTGAAGATGAGAGCTGGAGGTATGGACGCCGCTCGTCGCGAAAAGAAAAAACGTTCTCCGAAACCTCATCATAAACGTGCGCATCAAAAACAACTGAAAGACGACTCGACAGGACGACCAGCGGCAGACGGCAGTTCAACTGGTGAAATTGTTGAAGATATCGAAGATAGTGTATCAGAACCAGTGATAGCTACGACACCGGTAGCACCTTCCGCTACTAAAAACATGGTCGATATACAGGAGAGTTTTCAG GAGCGTTACGAGGAGGAACACGAAACGGAATCTGAAGCGAGCTGCCCGGTGTCGTCTGACGTCACGATTGTTTGTACGGATGAAATGACCGGGGGCGATGAACCGGACGATAGAAACATCGATACCGGTCAACAACCCGGTCAACTGGTCAACGATGAGCAAGACACAGAACAAACAGCGGATGAAAAATGTGATGTCATTTCGTTAAGTATCGCGGATGATTCAAATTCTACTCTGaag CCGAGTAATAGTGAAACAGAGTTGAATTCAGAGGTGAGCTGTCCGTCTGAGATCGGTGATGATCAGGAATCGATTCACTCCGACGCTGCCTCGTCGATTCAAGACTCGGACTTCGTGAATCCACGCGGAGTCCGATTTACACCgcaacaatttcaaaaagaag GAGCGCCGCTGATACCGTATGGACTGCCGTGTGTACGCGAATTATTCCGTTTCCTAATATCGTTAATCAATCCTATCGATCGCCATAACAACGACATCATGATACACATGGGTTTACATCTATTAACGGTTGGACTGGAATCTGGCGCTGATTATATCGGACAGTTTAACTCATTACTGAGTCTCGTTAAAGATGAATTATGCAGAAATCTCTATTCG CTCCTTCATTCAGAACGATTGTCTTTATTTAACGGCGCTCTCAGAGTGTGTTTTCTACTGTTTGAGTCACAACGTAGCCACCTCAAATTTCAACAAGAG CATTATCTGACGAAGTTGATGGATATTATAGTGTCTGAATCTCCGCGAATATCGTTTGAACAGAGAGAAATAGCTTTAGAATCAGTCGTTCAACTGTGGAGAATTCCCGGACTCGTTACTGAACTTTATCTCAATTATGACTGTGATATTTTCTGTTCGAATTTATTCGAAGATTTAACGAAATTACTTTCAAAG AATGCGTTTCCTGTGTCCGGATTATACACAACTCACTTGCTTTCATTGGACGCTTTACTTACGGTTATTGATAGTATAGAACAACATTGCCACAGTCGAATACTGAACGCTACTAAACTTAACGACTCAGAGTCTGATAAAACTTCAACGGTCAAATTCGCTTTAGAGAACGGAGAAG AGCAAAAAGAGGAATCTTACACAGATTACGACACGACACCCCCGCCACCACCTGTATCCGGGTACGCCGTAGGACAGAAAACTGCCACATCCCTCGGGAAGGAACTCGATGATTGCAACGATTCatcgaaaacttcgaaaaaagGTCCAACGATTCGACCGAATAGAATGAAAGTATCTTTGAAAATTCCGACCGAGGAAGAAATAGCCGCGATTAAACGCAAGAAGAAG CTGTTACAAACCGGTTCGGAGCAGTTCAACGTGAAACCGGCGAAGGGTATCGCGTTCCTACAGGATAACGGGTTATTATCGACTCCTCTGATTCCCGGAGAGATCGTCACATTCTTAAAGGAAAATCCGAAACTCGACAAGAAAATGATCGGAGAATATATCAGCAGTAAGAAAAATAAGGAGGTTCTAGAGGCTTTTGTGAA GTCTTTCATGTTCGAGGATCTGCGAGTCGATGAAGCTTTGCGATTATATCTCGAATCGTTCCGCTTGCCAGGGGAAGCTCCGGTTATATCGTATCTGATGGAACATTTCGCCGAACATTGGCACCGTAGTAACGGAGAACCGTTCGCGAACGTCGATGCCGCGTTCACTCTCGCGTACGCTGTCATCATGTTGAACGTCGATCAACACAATCACAAcgttaaaaaacaaaatataccaATGACAGTTCAC CAATTTAAGCGGAATGTAAAAGGTGTCAATGGTGGGGTTGATTTTGATGGTGAAATGCTCGATGAAATCTATGCAGCAATAAG GACTGATGAAATAGTAATGCCAGCAGAACAGACTGGACTGGTAAAAGAGAACTATCTATGGAAG GTGCTGTTAAGACGTGGAACCAGTAAAGAAGGGATATTCATCCATGCCCCAAATGGATCATTTGATCACGATCTATTCACATTGATTTGGGGTCCGACTGTCGCTGCTTTGTCTTTTGTATTTGATAAAAGTATGGATGAGACGATTATACAAAAGGCAATCTCCGGTTTTAG GAAATGTGCTATGATCTCTGCTCACTATGGACTCAGCGATGTATTTGACAATCTCGTGATATCGTTGTGTAAATTCACTACTCTACTCAGTAACGCTGAG TCTCCGGAGAATATACCGGTCACGTTcggaaataatcaaaaagcaCAGTTAGCGGCGAAAACGGTGTTCGGTCTGGCTCATCGTCACGGCGACATACTACGAGAAGGTTGGAAGAATATTCTCGATTGTCTGCTGCAGTTGTACAGAGCTAAACTACTGCCTAAAATACTGGTCGAAGTGGAAGATTTTATTGATCCGACCGGAAGAGTTTCATTAATAAGAGAAGAGGTACCCGCCTCCAG AGCCGAGTCCGGTGTGTTCAGTTCGTTTTATTCGTATTTCGCTCTGTCTGAACCGGCGAATCAGAGAGGTCCGAGTCCCGAAGATCAAGAAGCGATTAAACAAGCTCACAATTGTATACGTGAATGTCATTTAGAACAGCTTATAATCGATACTAAATTCCTACGTATTGATTCTTTACAAGAACTCGTTAAG GCTCTACTGTTCGCCGCTCAAGGTCATATAGCTCATCACGACTCGCTCGGGGGAACAACATTCGACGAAGATGCTTCGGTATTTTATTTGGAATTGTTGATCAGAGTTGTTTTACAAAACAG aGATCGAGTGAGTCCTATTTGGCAATCAATTCGTGATCATTTCTATAACGTTCTAGTCAATGCGAGTGAACCGACGTTTCTTATCGAACGAACAGTCGTCGGTCTGCTACGTATCGCTATCAGACTGCTACGTCGTGAAGAAATAGCCTCACAG gttCTCACGTCTTTACGGATGTTATTAATGATAAAAGGAGGTGTTGTTTACAGCGTTTGTCGTCAGTTATCGTACGGTTTGCATGAATTATTACGTACGAACGCGGCTAACATACATTCATCTGACGACTGGTATACGTTATTTACACTGTTAGAGGTAGCCGGAGCTGGAGCCAGCCCACCGCCATTACTACAACAAGAAATGTCCGACTCAATCGTACAGGAAACTTTATCCGATGCAG GAGCTCAGAGCGATAGTGAATTACAAACTCACGGTGATTGTGAAAGTGATCGGGGGTATACTAGTGATAGTGAACTGTATGAACCGAGCAATAGACATCGTACAAATACACAACTCAATGTTAGACCTGCTCCTGATGGCGGCAGTTGGCTACTG gTGAATAAACAGGATTCTGAGCAgtcaatgacatcatcatcaacgTCGTCTGCCAATCAATCGCAAACATCGTCGAcgcaaaatacaaaaaaatctCATCAAAGCAACAACCAGTATAACATCGCTCTGAACGAAGAGATCAAACATCACGATATGAAATCATTGATGAAATCATGTGAGACCCTCGCGTTCCTCGTACGAGACGCAGCTCACGTTACTCCTCATAACTTCGAGAGTTGCGTTCATTGTATTCGTACGTTCGTCGAGGCCGGACTCAACGGAG GTTTGAGTACAGCGAGTCGAACTGTGAGTAATAAATCTAAAGATAAGAAACACCGTAAGAATATGAAACGATCGCGTTCTTCACCTAGTCatttacaacaacaacaacagcaaacATCGGACGATGAAACTGATCCGGAAACAGTCACTGGTGGATATCATTCGTTATCTATTCAA ttattgGACCTGATGCATACATTACACACTCGAGCAGCTGCGATATTTAGTTCATGGGCTGATGAATCTAATAATGGTAGTATTGATGCTGGTACTAGTACACTGTGGGCTCAGTGTTGGTGTCCACTACTACAGG GAATTGCTCGATTGTGCTGCGACACACGGAGACAAGTAAGAAGTCAGGCTTTAACTTACTTACAGAGGGCGCTGCTCGTACACGATTTGCAGACGTTATCGGCGATCGAATGGGAATCGTGTTTCAATAAAGTGATGTTTCCGCTTCTCGcaaaactgttaaacaatttcaaTCTTCAAGATCCAACTGGGGTCGAGGAAACAAGAATGAGAGCTTCTACTCTACTCTGTAAA GTTTTTCTGCAGCATTTATCGCCGCTTCTGTCGCTGTCGACGTTCACCGCCCTCTGGTTGACGATTCTAGAATTCATGGATAAATACATGCACGCCGATAATAGCGATTTATTG TACGAAGCTATCCCTGAATCGCTGAAGAATATGTTACTAGTGATGGATACAGCTGGTATATTCGAATTGAGAGATCCCGATGAGTCGAAACTATGGAAATTGACGTGGGATCGTATCGATACGTTTTTACCTAATCTCAAAGAAGAAGTTTTTAAACCACATCAAAAAG CAATTCCAGTGAAAACCTCAACCCAGGACACATCGTCCTCTCCTATACAGCAAGAGCCTCAACCATCCACACCTTTACCTTCTACACCTTCATGTGAGTCTACAg TTGTAACAATTGAATCAGAAGACGAGAAGAATATAACGGCACTGACGCATTCTACTCCGTCTGACGCTCCTAAATGTGTGTTACACGCACCTCTACCGCAGAAAGATGAAACAGCTAGTAACATTCCTATACTGCTCAACAATCCTGATGTAATCAATACTAGTGCCAATGTTCCGATCATCTCACCACAG gGTACCCCTGAACGAGCGAAAGAAATCACTAGACCTCACATTCCTGTGATACATGACATGTGA